A genomic region of Deltaproteobacteria bacterium contains the following coding sequences:
- a CDS encoding bifunctional DNA primase/polymerase: MVRETLRPSCFTERPRRQPATVHPVATGREVRMSEPSTDLLLAALEYAAHGLPVFSVSARKQPMTAHGHHDATTDPDAARAMFARPGVAGIGIPTGPASGWLVIDRDRHGDVDGIAACHDLEQELGPLPPTRHQRTGSGGDQLVYRYPADRRVPCSAGRIAQGVDVRGDGGYVVVPPSRNERGPYVWVRDTEPVDLPTLWLDRLAARPRPERAPVPAVQV, from the coding sequence ATGGTCCGTGAAACATTACGCCCCTCTTGTTTCACGGAGCGCCCGCGCCGTCAACCCGCCACGGTACACCCGGTGGCGACGGGTCGGGAGGTGCGCATGAGTGAGCCCTCCACCGACCTCCTCCTCGCCGCCCTGGAGTATGCGGCCCATGGCCTGCCCGTATTCTCGGTGTCGGCCAGGAAGCAGCCCATGACCGCCCACGGCCATCATGACGCCACGACCGACCCGGACGCCGCCCGGGCCATGTTCGCTCGGCCAGGGGTGGCCGGTATCGGCATCCCGACCGGGCCCGCTTCCGGCTGGCTGGTCATCGACCGCGACCGCCACGGAGACGTGGACGGTATCGCCGCCTGCCACGACCTGGAGCAGGAGCTCGGGCCACTGCCCCCCACGCGGCACCAGCGCACGGGCTCCGGTGGCGACCAGCTCGTCTATCGCTACCCCGCGGACCGGCGCGTCCCGTGCAGTGCTGGTCGCATCGCCCAGGGCGTGGATGTCCGGGGCGACGGCGGCTATGTCGTGGTCCCGCCGTCCAGGAATGAGCGCGGGCCGTATGTATGGGTACGGGACACCGAGCCCGTGGACCTGCCCACCCTGTGGCTGGATCGACTGGCCGCGCGGCCCAGGCCGGAACGGGCACCAGTCCCCGCCGTCCAGGTCA
- a CDS encoding AlpA family phage regulatory protein has product MSDTTSAPVVPTSAPRLLRLRAVLERVPVSRSTWWAGVASGRYPAPIRLSTRTTAWLSSDIDALIESLAAARK; this is encoded by the coding sequence ATGTCCGACACCACATCCGCCCCCGTCGTCCCCACGTCCGCCCCCCGTCTGCTCCGCCTGCGCGCCGTCCTGGAGCGCGTGCCCGTCTCTCGGTCCACATGGTGGGCCGGTGTGGCGTCCGGTCGGTACCCCGCGCCGATACGTCTGTCCACGCGGACCACGGCGTGGCTGTCCTCAGACATCGACGCCCTGATCGAGTCCCTGGCCGCCGCCCGGAAGTAG
- a CDS encoding DUF4102 domain-containing protein codes for MARDLLTDIKVKQAKAGEKNYRLRDGGGLFLTVATSGGKRWQLRYVFQGKERTLSLGLYPAVSLKLARDRRDEAMTLLAQDIDPSAQKQAAKKELKAQEAKDEATFEKVARDWFDHHRRRITQGYGEDIIQRLEQNVFPWIGHLPIGQVKADIIRETVKRIAARGAVETARRQLQKIGQIMRYAVVEGLVEYDPTTNLRGLIKPLPVQHHKCVTTPADLGKLLRAIDAYSGTFPVVCALKLAPMLFVRPGELRKMEWTEVDLMAAEWRIPAEKMKMKEPHIVPLAPQAVAILSELKPLTGDGQYVFPGRNGRPMSENALRVALIAMGFELSAHGFRGTASTMLNECGRFRHDVIERQLAHAQRNKVVAAYNHAQYLPERKAMMTWWADYLDALKEQGKVVTLPVVGGK; via the coding sequence ATGGCGCGGGATTTGTTGACGGACATCAAAGTCAAACAAGCCAAGGCTGGCGAGAAGAACTACCGATTGAGGGACGGCGGGGGGCTCTTTCTTACCGTGGCGACATCTGGCGGGAAGAGGTGGCAGCTCCGTTATGTGTTCCAGGGCAAAGAGCGGACGCTATCCCTCGGGCTTTACCCCGCTGTCTCCCTGAAGCTGGCCAGGGACCGGCGTGACGAAGCCATGACCCTCCTCGCTCAAGACATAGACCCTTCCGCGCAAAAGCAGGCCGCCAAAAAAGAACTCAAGGCGCAGGAGGCCAAGGACGAAGCCACCTTTGAGAAAGTGGCCCGTGACTGGTTTGACCACCACCGACGGCGGATCACCCAGGGATATGGCGAGGACATCATCCAGCGCCTGGAGCAGAACGTCTTTCCATGGATCGGTCATCTACCCATTGGCCAAGTCAAGGCCGACATCATCCGCGAGACGGTAAAACGTATTGCCGCCCGTGGGGCGGTTGAAACTGCCCGTCGCCAGCTCCAAAAGATTGGTCAGATCATGCGCTACGCGGTGGTCGAGGGCCTTGTTGAATACGATCCCACCACGAACCTACGCGGCCTTATCAAGCCGCTCCCTGTCCAGCACCATAAATGCGTCACCACTCCCGCCGACCTCGGGAAACTGCTTCGGGCCATAGATGCCTATTCCGGCACCTTCCCGGTGGTGTGCGCCTTGAAGCTGGCCCCCATGCTCTTTGTCCGCCCTGGCGAGCTCCGCAAGATGGAGTGGACCGAAGTTGACCTTATGGCCGCTGAGTGGCGCATCCCAGCGGAAAAAATGAAGATGAAGGAGCCCCATATCGTGCCTCTGGCTCCCCAGGCCGTGGCCATTTTGTCCGAGCTGAAGCCCCTGACCGGAGACGGCCAGTATGTATTCCCTGGCCGTAACGGGCGGCCCATGTCCGAGAACGCGCTCCGTGTTGCCCTTATCGCCATGGGCTTTGAGCTGTCCGCCCATGGCTTCCGTGGCACGGCTTCCACCATGCTGAACGAATGCGGGAGATTCCGGCATGACGTTATCGAGCGCCAACTTGCCCACGCCCAGCGAAACAAGGTGGTGGCCGCGTACAACCACGCCCAATACCTGCCCGAACGGAAGGCGATGATGACGTGGTGGGCGGATTACCTGGACGCCCTCAAGGAACAGGGCAAGGTGGTGACCCTCCCCGTGGTGGGAGGAAAATAA